In one Halorubrum sp. CBA1229 genomic region, the following are encoded:
- a CDS encoding HalX domain-containing protein: protein MSEQPPLVLVVEDEPDLADLYAAWLGDEYRVRTAYGGQEALEELDAVDDEVDAILLDRRMPGLSGDEVLSAVRERGIDCRVAMVTAVEPDFDILEMGFDDYLVKPVTSDTLKETVAGLLRRGEYDTEMQELFSLTSKKAMLETEKSATELADNDEYQRLTDRIEELRSRADESLEAVTEDEDDFEKLFQEFDDDA from the coding sequence ATGAGTGAGCAACCGCCGCTGGTCCTCGTGGTCGAGGACGAACCGGATCTGGCCGACCTGTACGCAGCGTGGCTCGGCGACGAGTATCGCGTCCGGACCGCGTACGGCGGGCAGGAAGCGCTGGAGGAACTCGACGCGGTCGACGACGAAGTCGACGCGATCCTCCTCGACAGGCGGATGCCGGGCCTCTCGGGCGACGAGGTGCTGTCGGCGGTGCGCGAGCGCGGGATCGACTGCCGGGTGGCGATGGTGACCGCCGTCGAGCCCGACTTCGACATTCTGGAGATGGGGTTCGACGACTACCTCGTAAAGCCCGTCACCAGCGACACCCTCAAAGAGACGGTCGCGGGGCTGTTGCGACGCGGGGAGTACGACACGGAGATGCAGGAGCTGTTCTCGCTGACCTCGAAGAAGGCGATGCTGGAGACCGAGAAGAGCGCCACCGAACTCGCCGACAACGACGAGTACCAGCGGCTCACGGACCGGATCGAAGAACTCCGATCGCGGGCCGACGAGTCGCTGGAGGCGGTGACGGAAGACGAGGACGACTTCGAGAAGCTGTTCCAGGAGTTCGACGACGACGCCTGA
- a CDS encoding DEAD/DEAH box helicase yields MRVRDLPLAEPYVDHFAERGIRELYPPQAAAVDAGVCEGENVVAAIPTASGKTFVAEMGLLTADGPGLYVCPLRALAREKYETFAALPGVDVGISTGDFDATGEALAGNDVVVATSEKVDSAIRNGAGWVDDLACVVVDEVHLLGAERRGPTLEVTLATLRRRNPDVQVVALSATVDNPEAIAGWLDATLVESDWRPVDLRTGVAVGGHVDFDDGTAIDVAVGGEGDDETRERDSDTPDDSDNDGPDDSDVAAALVADTVAEGGQCLAFVRSRTEAVALAERLAEDGLAEEMGIESAAATAADEVADVDGTVTGRQLADCLRSGVAFHHAGLRSGHRSVVEAAFRERDVACICATPTLAAGVNVPARRVVVRDQKRYAGSAMEWLPTLEVHQMCGRAGRPGLDPHGEAVLVGDDDTEAELVERYVQGEPEAVESTLADPASLRTHVLSAVATGFAETEEEILGVFEGTFYAREAGAGGLADAVAVAVDDLVAAGMVRRETGGVEEYRLVATPVGETTSKQYVRPETGERIVAGLRTASEMSEATTLTVFEVICDTPDMQDTYLGNEERAEIYRFARANAGELTTAMHETDDFEEWLESVKTARILDEWIGGATVEELVEAYRIGPGDLDSRIERAEWLLSAAEALAETIGVSVPAVSRARAQL; encoded by the coding sequence ATGCGCGTCCGCGACCTCCCGCTCGCCGAGCCGTACGTCGACCACTTCGCCGAGCGGGGGATCCGGGAGCTGTACCCGCCGCAGGCGGCCGCCGTCGACGCCGGCGTCTGCGAGGGCGAGAACGTCGTCGCCGCGATCCCCACCGCCTCCGGGAAGACGTTCGTCGCCGAGATGGGGCTGTTGACCGCCGACGGCCCGGGGCTGTACGTCTGCCCGCTCCGCGCGCTCGCCCGCGAGAAGTACGAGACGTTCGCCGCGCTCCCCGGCGTCGACGTGGGGATCTCCACGGGCGACTTCGACGCCACGGGCGAGGCGCTCGCGGGCAACGACGTCGTCGTCGCCACCAGCGAGAAGGTGGACTCGGCGATCCGAAACGGCGCCGGCTGGGTCGACGACCTCGCCTGCGTCGTCGTCGACGAGGTCCACCTCCTCGGGGCCGAGCGGCGCGGCCCGACGCTCGAAGTGACGCTGGCGACGCTCCGCCGCCGGAACCCCGACGTGCAGGTCGTCGCGCTCTCGGCCACCGTCGACAACCCGGAGGCGATCGCCGGGTGGCTCGACGCGACGCTCGTCGAGTCCGACTGGCGCCCCGTCGACCTCCGGACCGGCGTCGCCGTCGGGGGACACGTCGACTTCGACGACGGGACGGCGATCGACGTCGCGGTCGGGGGCGAAGGAGACGACGAGACGAGGGAGCGCGACAGCGACACCCCCGACGACAGCGACAACGACGGCCCCGACGACAGCGACGTCGCGGCCGCGCTCGTCGCCGACACGGTCGCCGAGGGCGGCCAGTGCCTCGCGTTCGTCAGGTCGCGGACCGAGGCGGTCGCGCTGGCGGAGCGGCTCGCTGAGGACGGCCTCGCCGAGGAGATGGGGATCGAGTCGGCCGCCGCGACCGCCGCCGACGAGGTCGCCGACGTGGACGGCACGGTGACGGGACGGCAGCTCGCCGACTGCCTCCGATCCGGCGTGGCATTCCACCACGCCGGGCTCCGCTCCGGGCACCGCTCGGTCGTCGAGGCCGCGTTCCGCGAGCGCGACGTCGCCTGCATCTGCGCGACGCCGACGCTCGCCGCCGGCGTCAACGTCCCCGCGCGCCGCGTCGTGGTCCGCGACCAGAAGCGCTACGCCGGGTCCGCGATGGAGTGGCTCCCGACGCTGGAGGTCCACCAGATGTGCGGCCGCGCGGGCCGGCCCGGGCTCGACCCGCACGGCGAGGCGGTGCTCGTCGGCGATGACGATACCGAGGCCGAGCTCGTCGAGCGCTACGTGCAGGGGGAGCCGGAGGCCGTCGAGTCGACGCTGGCGGACCCCGCCTCGCTCCGGACCCACGTCCTCTCGGCGGTCGCGACCGGCTTCGCTGAGACGGAAGAGGAGATCCTCGGCGTCTTCGAGGGCACCTTCTACGCCCGGGAGGCCGGCGCCGGGGGCCTCGCCGACGCCGTCGCGGTCGCGGTCGACGACCTCGTCGCGGCCGGGATGGTCCGCCGGGAGACCGGCGGCGTCGAGGAGTACCGGTTGGTCGCCACGCCGGTCGGCGAGACCACCTCGAAACAGTACGTCAGGCCGGAGACCGGCGAGCGGATCGTCGCCGGGCTCCGGACCGCCAGCGAGATGTCCGAGGCGACGACGCTCACCGTCTTCGAGGTGATCTGCGACACGCCCGACATGCAGGACACCTACCTCGGCAACGAGGAGCGCGCCGAGATCTACCGGTTCGCCCGGGCGAACGCGGGCGAGCTGACCACGGCGATGCACGAGACCGACGACTTCGAGGAGTGGCTGGAGTCGGTGAAGACCGCCCGGATCCTCGACGAGTGGATCGGCGGCGCGACCGTCGAGGAGCTCGTGGAGGCGTACCGGATCGGTCCGGGCGACCTCGACTCGCGGATCGAGCGCGCCGAGTGGCTGCTGAGCGCCGCCGAGGCACTCGCTGAGACGATCGGCGTCAGCGTGCCCGCGGTCTCGCGGGCGCGGGCGCAGCTGTAA
- a CDS encoding phytoene/squalene synthase family protein — translation MSGREHGPVEPDLPWCHEAVQGVSRTFALTVDVLEEPMASQICVGYLLCRVADTVEDAGHIPPEAQSDVLRTYRDAIDPDADVDIGAFREAVDEWLPAPAERDEDWEVVAEAPTIVATFEDLDPEAREAIVPPVLEMVDGMAMFVDRHATEGGLRIDDRDELEQYCYYAAGTVGNLITNLLTRGDVGEERARRLRETAEEFGLLLQLVNVSKDVYDDYTEENNVYLPAEWLADEGVDQERVVHPDNRESSARVVDRTAEYARSFLDDAQAYLETMPLSNGNTMEAWTVPYLLAVGTLRELNSRPEDALTETGVKVSRQEVFAVMSVAGEVGRDSLADLRRTIARTPFHRAVEPAD, via the coding sequence ATGAGCGGACGAGAACACGGTCCCGTCGAGCCCGACCTCCCGTGGTGTCACGAGGCGGTTCAGGGCGTTTCTCGGACCTTCGCGCTGACGGTCGACGTGTTGGAGGAGCCGATGGCCTCGCAGATCTGCGTGGGGTACCTCCTCTGTCGAGTCGCCGACACCGTCGAGGACGCCGGCCACATCCCGCCCGAAGCCCAGAGCGACGTGTTGCGCACGTACCGCGACGCGATCGACCCCGACGCGGACGTCGACATCGGCGCGTTCCGCGAGGCCGTCGACGAGTGGCTCCCGGCCCCCGCCGAGCGCGACGAGGACTGGGAGGTCGTCGCCGAGGCCCCGACGATCGTGGCGACGTTCGAGGACCTCGATCCCGAGGCCCGCGAGGCCATCGTTCCGCCCGTGCTGGAGATGGTCGACGGGATGGCGATGTTCGTCGACCGCCACGCCACCGAGGGCGGGCTCCGCATCGACGACCGCGACGAGTTAGAGCAGTACTGCTACTACGCCGCCGGCACCGTCGGCAACCTCATCACGAACCTCCTCACCCGCGGCGACGTGGGCGAGGAGCGGGCCCGGCGCCTCCGGGAGACCGCCGAGGAGTTCGGGCTGCTCCTCCAGCTCGTCAACGTCTCGAAGGACGTGTACGACGACTACACCGAGGAGAACAACGTCTACCTCCCCGCCGAGTGGCTGGCCGACGAGGGGGTCGACCAGGAGCGCGTCGTCCACCCCGACAACCGGGAGTCGTCCGCCCGCGTCGTCGATCGCACCGCCGAGTACGCCCGGTCGTTCCTCGACGACGCGCAGGCGTACCTGGAGACGATGCCGCTCTCGAACGGGAACACGATGGAGGCGTGGACCGTCCCCTACCTGCTCGCGGTCGGCACCCTCCGCGAGCTCAACTCGCGGCCGGAGGACGCGCTCACCGAGACCGGCGTGAAAGTCTCCAGACAGGAGGTGTTCGCGGTGATGTCCGTCGCCGGCGAGGTCGGCCGCGACTCGCTGGCCGACCTCCGGCGGACGATCGCTCGGACACCGTTCCACCGGGCCGTCGAACCGGCCGACTGA